From one Caldithrix abyssi DSM 13497 genomic stretch:
- a CDS encoding sigma-54 interaction domain-containing protein, whose product MGVKDSFKTLLKISEEINSIHESQHLLDRIMDLAMEALNAERGFILMKHSDDGDFTVVTARNISSQTIESMRGFSSSIVNRVLERGEPILSIDAQTDQRFSGADSIILQQIKSVICTPLIDKGKIIAAIYMDSRAEVNQFDEESLDFLKTFATQATIALSNAKILEKLQNENKSLKRQVSLSRAFPEIIGKSKPILTVLEMIRDVADTSASVLIEGESGTGKELVARALHAHSSRRNKAFIPIFCGSLSENLLESELFGHKRGAFTGAVDDKPGLFEEANGGTLFLDEIGDVPLPIQTKLLRVLQEGEFKRVGENQIRKVDVRIVAATNKDLWEEVQNGNFREDLYYRLNVINIKMPPLRERKSDIPLLANHFLKKYAEKNKKEIKGFSADALRLLQEYPWPGNVRELENAIERAVILCRDSEIKAEHFNLRQQSTPIPIGKTLKEITHYAVVETLKLAEGNRTKAAQILGVSRRWLYYHMKEWGMLDEA is encoded by the coding sequence ATGGGCGTAAAAGATTCGTTCAAAACCCTGTTAAAAATCAGCGAAGAGATAAATTCCATTCACGAAAGCCAGCATCTGCTGGATCGCATCATGGACCTGGCCATGGAAGCTTTAAATGCCGAGCGTGGTTTTATTTTGATGAAACACTCCGATGACGGTGATTTTACTGTGGTCACCGCGCGCAACATCAGCAGTCAAACGATTGAATCGATGCGTGGTTTTTCATCCAGCATCGTCAACCGCGTTCTGGAACGGGGAGAACCCATTTTAAGCATCGATGCCCAGACGGATCAAAGATTTTCCGGGGCAGACAGCATTATCCTTCAGCAGATTAAATCGGTTATCTGTACGCCATTGATCGATAAGGGTAAGATTATTGCGGCCATTTACATGGACAGCCGGGCGGAGGTTAATCAATTTGACGAAGAGAGTCTGGATTTTTTAAAGACCTTTGCCACCCAGGCGACCATTGCGCTGAGCAACGCCAAAATTCTGGAGAAACTGCAGAACGAAAACAAGAGCCTGAAGCGGCAGGTTTCTCTTTCGCGGGCCTTTCCGGAGATCATCGGAAAGAGCAAGCCTATTTTGACTGTTCTGGAGATGATTCGGGACGTGGCCGATACTTCTGCTTCTGTGCTCATCGAAGGGGAGAGCGGAACAGGAAAAGAGCTGGTGGCCCGCGCCCTGCACGCCCATTCTTCCAGAAGAAACAAAGCTTTTATTCCCATCTTTTGCGGCAGCCTTTCGGAAAACCTTCTGGAAAGTGAGCTGTTCGGACACAAACGTGGCGCTTTTACCGGCGCGGTTGACGATAAACCCGGCTTATTTGAAGAAGCGAACGGCGGCACGCTGTTTCTGGATGAAATTGGCGATGTGCCTTTGCCCATTCAAACCAAATTATTGCGCGTTTTGCAGGAAGGCGAATTTAAACGCGTCGGAGAAAATCAAATCCGAAAGGTTGACGTACGCATTGTAGCGGCAACCAACAAAGACCTGTGGGAAGAGGTGCAAAATGGCAATTTTCGTGAAGACCTTTATTACCGTCTGAATGTTATTAACATTAAAATGCCGCCGCTGCGTGAGCGCAAATCGGATATTCCTTTACTGGCCAACCATTTTTTGAAGAAATATGCCGAAAAGAACAAAAAGGAGATTAAAGGTTTTAGCGCCGACGCTTTGCGCCTGCTGCAAGAGTACCCCTGGCCGGGAAATGTTCGCGAGCTGGAAAACGCCATTGAACGGGCGGTTATTCTGTGCAGAGATTCGGAGATTAAAGCGGAACATTTTAACCTGCGTCAGCAGTCAACGCCCATTCCGATTGGCAAAACACTGAAAGAGATTACGCACTACGCCGTGGTAGAAACCTTAAAACTTGCCGAGGGCAATCGGACAAAAGCGGCGCAGATTTTGGGCGTCTCTCGTCGCTGGCTTTATTACCACATGAAAGAGTGGGGCATGCTCGATGAAGCTTGA
- a CDS encoding hybrid sensor histidine kinase/response regulator — MNKRFTSFSFPAVFFFLLLTLCFSLLLAQEDVPAPGNRIKKQIEKIKNDTEITSQQLSQLKNKIALQKRYDLILNLIIFLTVINFLALYFYFNNKRRNWLFFNDILNSLNYPLFVFKADNHKIELANFAAEKNFPHKAYFEEIHDEEKLVIEEWLDRLINKRQAVMHEVARATPEGHIKYYQIYLYPLVNRRGKVAHIVEYWVDTTIQRRALERLLRSKQALEQSKQEFEKVISSIPDAIYSALVDKTGKILDSYYSPVIEKITGYPPSYFNGDKNNWSKIVHPEDLPELRSRNKRAFLEKQNETRTEYRIIHKDGSIRYIRSAVTLNFLENGLIRVDGVLMDVTEIKKTEMELMKIQKLESVGVLAGGIAHDFNNILTAILGNISLARMIAKDNAQIESRLVEAEKACLRAKDLTQQLLTFSKGGTPVKKATSLADMLKEATTFLLRGSNIKPEFEIPENLWLVDADEGQLAQVINNLVINAKQAMPNGGKLNIKAYNYFYDGRSDLPLKRGRYVCFLVEDHGVGIDEKSLQRIFDPYFTTKKTGTGLGLAVTFSIIKKHSGYITAQSKVGQGTTFYVYLPASDKKADKKKKTAETYSRLKGKVLLMDDEELILEIGKEILNNFGLNVALAKNGEEAVQIYVEALKKAQPFDLVILDLTIPGGMGGKETIKALQKVDQNVKAIVSSGYSTDPVMSNFASYGFKGMVIKPYRMSEMYTTVKSVLSDSN; from the coding sequence ATGAATAAGCGGTTCACTTCTTTTTCTTTCCCTGCGGTATTCTTTTTTTTGCTATTAACGCTTTGTTTTTCACTCCTTTTAGCGCAAGAAGATGTCCCGGCGCCCGGGAATCGCATTAAAAAGCAAATTGAAAAGATCAAAAATGATACCGAAATTACAAGTCAGCAGCTTTCACAGTTAAAAAATAAGATTGCCCTGCAAAAAAGATACGATCTGATTCTGAATCTGATCATTTTTTTAACCGTTATCAATTTTCTTGCCCTCTATTTTTATTTTAACAATAAGCGCAGAAACTGGCTTTTTTTTAACGACATTCTCAATTCGTTAAACTATCCGCTTTTCGTATTTAAAGCGGACAATCACAAAATCGAATTAGCCAATTTTGCGGCAGAAAAGAACTTTCCTCATAAGGCTTATTTTGAAGAAATACATGATGAAGAAAAATTAGTGATTGAGGAATGGTTAGACCGCTTAATTAACAAGCGTCAGGCCGTAATGCACGAAGTAGCCCGGGCCACTCCGGAAGGGCATATCAAATATTATCAGATCTATCTCTATCCACTTGTCAATCGCCGGGGAAAAGTAGCCCATATTGTAGAGTATTGGGTTGATACGACCATTCAAAGGCGGGCTCTGGAGCGTTTGCTACGCAGTAAACAGGCGTTGGAGCAATCCAAGCAGGAATTTGAAAAAGTCATCTCTTCCATTCCCGACGCCATTTATAGCGCCCTGGTGGATAAAACTGGAAAAATTTTAGACAGTTATTACTCTCCGGTGATCGAAAAAATAACAGGCTATCCTCCTTCATATTTTAATGGCGATAAAAATAACTGGTCAAAAATTGTGCATCCCGAGGATTTACCGGAATTAAGGAGCCGCAATAAGCGGGCGTTTCTTGAAAAGCAAAACGAAACGCGAACCGAATACCGCATTATTCACAAAGACGGCAGCATTCGCTATATTCGCAGCGCGGTAACTTTAAATTTTCTGGAAAATGGCCTTATTCGCGTAGATGGCGTTTTGATGGATGTTACCGAGATAAAAAAAACAGAGATGGAGTTGATGAAAATCCAGAAACTGGAATCGGTTGGCGTACTGGCGGGGGGAATCGCCCATGATTTCAACAACATTCTTACGGCGATTCTCGGAAATATTTCGCTGGCGCGTATGATCGCCAAAGACAACGCACAAATAGAAAGCCGCCTGGTCGAAGCGGAAAAAGCCTGCCTGCGCGCTAAAGATCTTACGCAGCAACTGTTAACCTTTTCCAAAGGCGGCACCCCGGTTAAAAAGGCGACCTCGCTGGCAGATATGTTAAAAGAAGCCACTACCTTTTTGCTACGCGGTTCGAATATCAAACCTGAATTTGAAATACCTGAAAACCTGTGGCTTGTTGATGCCGATGAAGGCCAGCTGGCACAGGTCATCAACAACCTGGTCATAAACGCCAAACAGGCCATGCCCAACGGTGGAAAATTAAACATCAAGGCTTACAACTATTTTTATGACGGACGATCCGATTTACCTTTAAAGCGCGGTAGATATGTCTGTTTTTTGGTGGAAGATCACGGCGTGGGCATTGACGAAAAAAGTCTGCAACGCATATTTGACCCATATTTTACCACCAAAAAAACCGGCACAGGCCTTGGCCTGGCCGTGACCTTTTCCATTATTAAAAAACACAGCGGTTACATTACAGCCCAATCAAAAGTTGGTCAGGGAACCACCTTTTATGTCTATTTACCAGCCTCTGATAAAAAAGCCGACAAAAAGAAAAAAACGGCAGAAACCTATTCCAGATTAAAGGGAAAAGTTTTGTTGATGGACGACGAAGAGCTGATTCTTGAAATTGGAAAGGAAATTTTAAATAATTTCGGATTAAATGTAGCTCTGGCCAAAAACGGTGAGGAAGCGGTGCAAATATATGTAGAGGCATTAAAAAAGGCACAGCCATTTGACCTGGTTATTTTAGACTTAACGATTCCCGGTGGAATGGGCGGCAAAGAGACCATTAAAGCTTTACAAAAGGTTGACCAAAATGTTAAGGCCATTGTCTCCAGTGGATATTCCACCGATCCGGTGATGTCCAACTTTGCTTCTTATGGTTTTAAAGGCATGGTTATAAAGCCCTATCGAATGTCAGAGATGTACACGACAGTAAAGTCCGTTTTGAGCGACTCCAACTAA
- a CDS encoding cob(I)yrinic acid a,c-diamide adenosyltransferase codes for MKIYTGSGDTGLTHLVGGQRVLKSTLRIETYGTLDELNSFIGLLQAKLVNAEIKKLLARIQAQIFTLSSEIATPDEIQRSKFKEKIDEKEIHFLEQTIDQYSEKLPPLKSFILPGGGEKGALCHVARTICRRAERNLIRWAQEEDIEKNWIIYLNRLSDLLFVLARYLNFQDGRQEITWKGLR; via the coding sequence ATGAAAATTTACACGGGAAGCGGAGATACTGGTTTAACGCATCTGGTTGGCGGGCAACGCGTATTAAAATCGACTTTACGAATAGAAACCTATGGCACGCTGGACGAGCTCAATAGCTTTATCGGGCTTTTGCAGGCTAAACTGGTGAATGCCGAAATTAAAAAACTGCTGGCCAGAATCCAGGCTCAGATATTCACTCTCTCGTCAGAGATTGCCACTCCAGATGAGATACAGCGTTCCAAGTTTAAAGAGAAGATCGATGAAAAAGAAATACATTTTTTGGAACAAACCATCGATCAATATTCTGAAAAATTGCCGCCGCTAAAATCATTTATTTTGCCAGGCGGCGGAGAAAAAGGCGCTCTGTGCCATGTTGCCAGAACCATTTGTCGTCGGGCAGAACGCAATTTAATACGCTGGGCCCAGGAAGAGGACATTGAGAAAAACTGGATTATCTATTTGAATCGGTTAAGCGATTTGTTGTTCGTACTCGCCCGCTATCTCAACTTTCAGGACGGCCGACAGGAGATCACCTGGAAGGGTTTGCGTTAA
- a CDS encoding 4Fe-4S dicluster domain-containing protein: protein MEKHVLDKPFVKVEPELCKGCGICIEACPPRVLEFHSNFNTKGYHYAYYLGDGCTGCGVCFYACPEPEAITVYKKGYEYVGEEVA from the coding sequence ATGGAAAAGCATGTTTTGGATAAGCCGTTTGTCAAGGTTGAACCTGAACTTTGCAAAGGATGCGGTATTTGTATTGAAGCCTGCCCGCCGCGGGTTTTAGAATTTCACAGCAACTTTAATACCAAGGGCTACCATTACGCATATTATCTTGGTGATGGTTGCACCGGCTGTGGCGTTTGTTTTTACGCCTGTCCCGAACCGGAAGCGATTACGGTTTACAAAAAAGGCTATGAATACGTTGGAGAGGAGGTGGCTTAA
- a CDS encoding 3-methyl-2-oxobutanoate dehydrogenase subunit VorB: protein MGKILVKGNDAIVRGAILAGCRIYFGYPITPASEIAETAAMYLPKVGGTFLQAESEVASINMVYGAASGGVRVMTASSSPGISLKQEGVSYAAGAELPCVIVDIMRGGPGLGNIAPEQSDYNQVVKGGGHGNYKCPVLAPNSAQEMSDFVQLAFDIAEKYRTPVYVIADGYIGQMMEPVEFGEPKTDLPRFDWAVYGDAESKHNLISSIYLEPDELEEHNRKLQRKYAEIEKNEVRFEDFMLDDAEMVLMGYGIVSRVIKTVVEKLREEGFKAGMLRPKTLFPFPKNKIAELADRVNKFLVVEMSNGQMVDDVRLAVNGKCPVEFYGRMGGNVPTMKEVFEHAKKLMEDRG, encoded by the coding sequence ATGGGTAAAATACTGGTTAAGGGCAACGATGCCATTGTACGAGGCGCCATCTTAGCCGGCTGTCGCATTTATTTTGGATATCCGATTACGCCGGCCAGTGAAATTGCCGAAACGGCAGCTATGTATTTGCCCAAAGTAGGCGGCACCTTTTTACAGGCCGAAAGCGAAGTAGCCTCCATAAATATGGTTTACGGCGCGGCCAGCGGCGGCGTGCGCGTGATGACCGCCTCTTCCAGTCCTGGTATTAGCTTAAAACAGGAAGGCGTTTCTTACGCTGCCGGCGCAGAACTGCCGTGCGTTATTGTCGATATCATGCGCGGCGGCCCCGGTTTGGGCAACATAGCCCCGGAACAATCCGACTACAATCAGGTGGTAAAAGGCGGCGGGCATGGCAATTACAAATGTCCCGTTCTGGCGCCCAATAGCGCGCAGGAAATGTCCGATTTTGTTCAATTGGCTTTTGATATCGCCGAAAAATATCGTACGCCTGTTTATGTGATAGCAGACGGCTATATCGGCCAGATGATGGAACCGGTGGAGTTTGGCGAACCTAAAACCGATCTTCCGCGTTTCGACTGGGCGGTGTACGGCGACGCCGAAAGCAAACACAATTTGATCTCCAGTATTTATCTGGAACCGGATGAACTGGAAGAACATAACCGCAAACTTCAGCGCAAATACGCCGAAATCGAAAAAAATGAAGTGCGCTTCGAAGACTTTATGTTAGACGACGCGGAAATGGTGCTGATGGGTTACGGTATTGTATCGCGCGTGATTAAAACGGTTGTTGAAAAATTACGCGAAGAAGGGTTTAAGGCAGGAATGCTACGCCCCAAAACGTTGTTCCCCTTCCCTAAAAACAAAATAGCCGAGCTGGCCGACCGCGTTAATAAATTTTTGGTGGTTGAAATGAGCAACGGCCAGATGGTCGATGACGTACGCCTGGCTGTTAACGGCAAATGTCCGGTGGAATTCTACGGCCGGATGGGGGGCAATGTGCCGACCATGAAAGAAGTATTCGAACACGCTAAAAAACTAATGGAAGACAGGGGGTGA
- a CDS encoding 2-oxoacid:acceptor oxidoreductase family protein: MADKVLRKPRSFYDLYERNPSADKKMPHYCPGCGHGNVHKFIAEALDDFNVADRTIFISPVGCSVFAYYYFDTGNIQAAHGRAPAVATGIKRAHPHSIVISYQGDGDLAAIGTAEILHAANRGENITVFFINNAIYGMTGGQMAPTTLIDQKTTTTPYGRKPQNEGFPVKVAELISQLEAPVYVERVALFDNKHRAKARMAVRKAIKNQVDNLGFSLVEILSPCPSGWKMDPVDSLKWIEEEMVKVFPLGVYKDLTKEVEPYEIHEFKPDAEEIKELLGLKEETRSFKRLDVPQKYRNPEIKIAGFGGQGVLLLGAALAQAGMLQDYHVSWLPSYGPEMRGGTANCHVNIREIEIGTPVVANPSILIALNRPSLEKFESDVQPGGVIIYDSSLIDITPSRTDVEVLPIPATKMADELGNTRIANMVVLGAIAGYTNFFDLDTLFETLKAAIKRKKLIEINRKAVETGYKFGLEHRKP, from the coding sequence ATGGCAGATAAAGTATTAAGAAAACCCAGAAGTTTTTACGATTTGTACGAAAGAAATCCCAGCGCCGATAAAAAAATGCCGCACTACTGTCCGGGCTGTGGCCATGGCAATGTACATAAATTCATCGCCGAAGCGCTGGATGATTTTAATGTGGCCGACAGAACTATTTTTATCAGCCCCGTGGGATGTTCGGTTTTTGCCTATTATTATTTTGACACGGGCAACATTCAGGCTGCCCACGGAAGGGCGCCGGCGGTGGCCACCGGCATTAAACGCGCTCATCCCCATAGCATTGTTATCAGCTATCAGGGCGACGGCGATCTGGCAGCCATTGGTACGGCGGAAATTTTGCATGCCGCCAATCGCGGCGAAAACATTACCGTGTTTTTCATCAATAACGCCATTTACGGCATGACCGGCGGTCAAATGGCGCCGACCACCCTGATTGACCAAAAGACAACCACCACGCCCTATGGCCGAAAACCGCAAAACGAAGGCTTCCCTGTAAAAGTCGCCGAACTGATCAGCCAGTTAGAAGCGCCCGTTTATGTGGAAAGGGTGGCCCTGTTTGATAATAAACACCGGGCAAAAGCGCGTATGGCCGTGCGTAAGGCCATTAAAAACCAGGTGGACAATCTGGGCTTTTCGCTGGTTGAAATCCTATCGCCCTGCCCTTCCGGTTGGAAAATGGATCCGGTCGATTCGCTGAAGTGGATCGAAGAAGAAATGGTAAAGGTCTTTCCGCTGGGCGTCTATAAAGACCTGACCAAAGAAGTGGAACCTTATGAAATTCATGAGTTCAAACCGGATGCCGAAGAAATCAAAGAATTATTAGGCCTAAAAGAAGAAACCAGGTCTTTCAAACGCCTGGATGTGCCGCAAAAGTATCGCAATCCCGAAATTAAAATTGCCGGATTCGGCGGACAGGGCGTGCTGCTGTTAGGCGCGGCGCTGGCTCAGGCCGGCATGCTGCAAGATTACCACGTTTCCTGGCTGCCCTCTTACGGTCCGGAAATGCGCGGCGGTACGGCCAATTGTCACGTGAATATTCGCGAAATCGAGATCGGTACGCCGGTGGTGGCCAATCCCTCTATTTTAATTGCGCTGAACCGGCCGTCGCTGGAAAAATTTGAGTCCGATGTTCAACCTGGCGGCGTAATCATTTACGACAGCTCGCTGATAGATATTACGCCGTCGCGAACGGACGTTGAGGTGCTGCCCATTCCGGCAACCAAAATGGCCGACGAGCTGGGCAACACGCGTATCGCTAATATGGTTGTGCTGGGCGCCATCGCCGGTTACACGAATTTCTTCGATCTCGATACCCTGTTTGAAACATTAAAGGCAGCTATTAAACGCAAAAAACTGATCGAAATCAACCGTAAAGCCGTGGAAACCGGCTACAAGTTTGGCCTCGAACACCGCAAACCTTAA
- a CDS encoding SoxR reducing system RseC family protein has product METIKETGKIIAVNENFVTVAVQSPTEDCHSCAMATLCTGGEEGQRQIEILRQQIDFAPRPGQKVELCFDRVLEYSILLYLIPMAFFLAALWLAYAVWNVSSELYLFLFSMGGLGVGFFALRIVNNLINKKGVNLQIKLVGEN; this is encoded by the coding sequence ATGGAAACGATTAAAGAAACGGGTAAGATCATTGCGGTTAATGAAAATTTTGTAACCGTCGCAGTACAATCTCCGACAGAGGATTGTCATTCCTGCGCCATGGCTACTTTATGCACTGGCGGAGAAGAGGGACAGAGACAGATCGAAATTTTAAGGCAGCAGATTGATTTTGCGCCCCGGCCCGGCCAAAAAGTGGAGTTGTGTTTCGACAGGGTGCTGGAATACTCGATACTGCTCTACCTGATCCCCATGGCGTTTTTTCTTGCGGCTCTATGGCTGGCTTATGCCGTCTGGAATGTTTCCAGCGAGCTGTACCTGTTCCTGTTCAGCATGGGCGGACTGGGGGTTGGATTTTTTGCGCTGCGCATTGTGAATAATTTAATAAATAAAAAAGGTGTGAATTTGCAGATCAAACTGGTGGGAGAAAATTGA
- a CDS encoding RnfABCDGE type electron transport complex subunit B yields the protein MFEILLPGVILAGFALISASGLFVASKKFYVYEDPRIDQVEALLPGANCGGCGLAGCRSLAEHMVNQKTVEPPCPVAEAAIMQQIAELLGLEASVQEKQVATLLCNGTHENTRDALEYHGIHDCWAAMVVTDSIKDCAFSCLGLGSCVAVCNFGAMRIENGIVVIDEEKCTGCGICIAHCPKNLLLLRPVSAQTVVVCSNTDRGPEARKVCKTACIGCMKCQKVCQHQAIFVQNFLARIDYEKCTNCGDCVEACPTNAIEMRGQEVYVTA from the coding sequence ATGTTCGAAATATTACTGCCTGGCGTTATTCTGGCCGGATTTGCTTTAATTTCTGCCTCGGGCTTGTTTGTCGCTTCCAAAAAATTTTACGTTTATGAGGATCCGCGCATCGATCAGGTGGAAGCGCTACTGCCCGGCGCCAACTGCGGCGGCTGCGGCCTGGCGGGATGTCGTTCGCTGGCCGAACACATGGTAAACCAAAAAACAGTTGAGCCGCCGTGCCCGGTGGCCGAAGCTGCCATCATGCAGCAAATTGCCGAATTGTTGGGGCTGGAAGCGAGCGTCCAGGAAAAACAAGTGGCTACTTTACTCTGCAATGGAACGCACGAAAACACGCGCGACGCGCTGGAGTATCATGGCATTCATGATTGCTGGGCGGCGATGGTGGTAACGGATTCGATTAAAGACTGCGCCTTTTCCTGTCTGGGTTTGGGCTCCTGTGTTGCAGTGTGTAATTTTGGCGCCATGCGCATTGAAAACGGAATTGTGGTGATCGACGAGGAAAAATGCACGGGCTGCGGAATTTGTATCGCGCACTGTCCCAAAAACTTACTGCTTTTACGACCGGTTTCTGCGCAAACGGTGGTTGTGTGTTCCAATACCGACCGCGGGCCAGAAGCGCGAAAGGTCTGCAAAACGGCCTGTATCGGCTGCATGAAATGTCAAAAAGTTTGTCAGCATCAGGCTATTTTTGTGCAAAACTTTTTAGCGCGCATTGATTATGAAAAATGCACCAATTGCGGCGATTGTGTGGAAGCCTGTCCGACCAACGCCATAGAAATGCGGGGGCAAGAAGTTTATGTTACAGCTTAA
- the rsxC gene encoding electron transport complex subunit RsxC yields MLQLKTFPKGGIHPPHQKHSAQSPIIFGEIPETLLIPVNQHIGRPLTVVVKKGDSVKRGDLLAKSTGFISSNVHAPVNGKVLKVFRFPLLGGAIGEVIQIKPDEAGKNYAEVLAADSQLTPNFETITADEIRKKIEEAGIIGMGGAGFPTHVKLSPPPEKKIDALIINGAECEPYITADHRVMVEKAAEIVQGIKILQKLFNDITVYIGIEENKPDALQIMDQAVAQVGGIFVVPLKAKYPQGGEKQLIKAVLNREVPSKGLPMDVGVVVQNVATVLAIRDVFYHNRPLMERVVTISGNVVENPGNILLPIGTPVSYIVQKFNIATDRVRLLISGGPMMGRTCHSFESPIGKTTSALLFFDDSAFVERVEDPCLRCSSCISVCPMGLDVAIYAQMIRANKIEEYVKAHIMDCIECGSCTYVCPANRRLVHWMRLGKRIIKREN; encoded by the coding sequence ATGTTACAGCTTAAAACTTTTCCGAAAGGCGGCATTCATCCGCCCCATCAAAAACATTCTGCTCAGTCTCCGATCATCTTCGGAGAAATCCCGGAAACATTGCTTATTCCGGTTAACCAGCATATTGGGCGGCCTTTAACCGTGGTCGTTAAAAAAGGAGACAGCGTAAAACGGGGCGACCTATTAGCCAAATCAACAGGATTTATCTCCTCCAATGTCCATGCTCCGGTAAACGGCAAGGTATTAAAAGTCTTCCGCTTTCCGTTGCTGGGCGGCGCCATTGGCGAGGTTATTCAAATTAAGCCCGATGAAGCCGGCAAAAATTACGCCGAAGTGCTGGCCGCTGACTCGCAGCTTACGCCGAATTTTGAAACCATCACCGCCGATGAGATTCGCAAAAAGATTGAAGAAGCGGGCATCATTGGCATGGGCGGCGCGGGATTCCCGACGCATGTTAAACTTTCTCCGCCGCCGGAGAAGAAAATCGACGCTCTGATTATTAACGGCGCCGAGTGTGAGCCCTACATTACGGCCGATCACAGAGTGATGGTGGAAAAAGCGGCCGAAATTGTGCAGGGCATTAAAATTCTACAAAAACTTTTTAATGACATAACCGTGTACATCGGCATTGAAGAAAACAAACCCGATGCGCTTCAGATAATGGATCAGGCGGTCGCTCAGGTAGGCGGGATTTTTGTTGTGCCATTAAAGGCTAAATATCCGCAGGGCGGCGAAAAACAGCTCATTAAAGCCGTGCTGAATCGCGAAGTGCCGTCCAAAGGCCTGCCCATGGATGTGGGCGTTGTGGTGCAAAACGTGGCCACCGTGCTGGCCATTCGTGATGTCTTTTACCACAATCGGCCGCTGATGGAACGGGTGGTGACCATTTCTGGCAACGTGGTTGAAAATCCGGGTAATATCTTATTACCCATTGGAACGCCGGTTTCGTACATCGTGCAAAAATTTAATATTGCAACCGATCGCGTGCGTTTGCTGATTTCAGGCGGTCCGATGATGGGACGCACCTGCCATTCTTTTGAAAGTCCGATTGGCAAAACGACCTCTGCCCTGCTCTTTTTTGACGACAGCGCTTTTGTCGAACGGGTCGAAGACCCTTGTTTGCGATGCAGTAGCTGTATCAGCGTTTGTCCGATGGGGCTGGACGTCGCCATTTACGCACAGATGATCAGGGCAAATAAAATTGAAGAATACGTTAAAGCGCACATTATGGATTGCATTGAGTGTGGAAGCTGTACCTATGTTTGCCCTGCCAATCGCAGGCTGGTACACTGGATGAGGTTGGGGAAAAGAATCATAAAAAGAGAGAATTAA
- a CDS encoding RnfABCDGE type electron transport complex subunit D, whose translation MEAKKLLIMDSSPLGTVGESTRKIMYSVALSLVPALAVSVWMFGWEAVRVLVLTSIFCVGMEAIIAKFSRQKIDYMDGSALVTGILLAMNVPSNAPWWLLFIGSLVAIVLGKQVFGGLGQNIFNPALVARVFLLISFPLQMTTWPLPQVFDGSTGATPLGILKTEGVGAIAKLNVGDLAMGHMGGSLGEISALALLVGAAFLFYKKYITWEIPVTFIGTVFVFTGIFYAINPAQYASPVFHMFTGGLFLGALYMATDMVTSPLSFKGKLIFGFGCGFFTALIRLFGSYPEGVSFAILFMNAFVPLLDRYFPEKKFGMVNNG comes from the coding sequence GTGGAAGCTAAAAAACTGTTAATCATGGATTCCTCTCCGCTGGGAACCGTGGGCGAGTCCACGCGCAAAATCATGTATTCGGTGGCGCTTTCCCTGGTTCCGGCGCTGGCCGTTTCTGTATGGATGTTTGGCTGGGAAGCCGTTCGCGTGCTTGTTTTGACCAGCATCTTTTGCGTTGGAATGGAAGCGATTATTGCCAAGTTTTCCAGACAAAAGATCGACTACATGGATGGCAGCGCGCTGGTAACGGGTATTTTGCTGGCCATGAACGTGCCTTCTAACGCTCCCTGGTGGTTGCTGTTCATCGGCTCGCTGGTGGCCATTGTGTTAGGCAAACAAGTTTTTGGCGGGCTTGGACAAAATATCTTTAACCCCGCTCTGGTGGCGCGCGTCTTTTTGCTGATTTCCTTTCCGTTGCAAATGACCACCTGGCCGCTGCCGCAGGTGTTCGACGGGTCAACCGGGGCCACGCCGCTGGGTATTTTAAAAACAGAAGGCGTGGGCGCCATTGCCAAATTAAACGTGGGCGACCTGGCCATGGGACACATGGGCGGTTCGCTGGGCGAAATTTCTGCGCTGGCGCTTCTGGTAGGCGCAGCCTTCCTTTTTTACAAAAAATACATAACGTGGGAAATTCCCGTGACCTTTATTGGCACGGTATTCGTCTTTACGGGCATCTTTTACGCGATTAATCCTGCCCAGTATGCCAGTCCGGTGTTTCACATGTTCACCGGCGGTTTGTTTTTAGGCGCGTTGTACATGGCTACAGACATGGTTACTTCGCCTTTAAGCTTTAAAGGCAAGTTAATCTTTGGCTTTGGTTGCGGTTTTTTTACGGCGTTGATTCGTTTATTCGGAAGTTATCCGGAAGGCGTGTCTTTTGCCATCTTATTTATGAATGCCTTTGTACCTTTGTTAGATCGCTATTTTCCGGAGAAAAAATTTGGGATGGTGAACAATGGATAA